The window ggatgctaccgctgtacggctcaccgAATCGAGGaccgcgttcatggcgtaggacgaaaaagccgacgcctgagaagtcaaagacacgacctgcggagtagcggtgcgtgtgaccgcattaatctcagacagacaagctgagatagcttggagtgcccacacggctgcaaatgctggagcaaaagacgcacctatggcttcatagatggatttcatcaggagctctatttgcctgtcagtggcatctttgagcgatgagccatctgccactgataccacggatctagccgccagcctagagactggaggatccaccttgggacactgagcccaacccttaactacatcaggtgggaaggggtaacgtgtgtcattaaggcgcttagtaaagcgcttgtccggatatgctctgtgcttccggacagcatccctgaagttagagtgatcgaaaaaagcactccttgtacgtttgggaaacctaaactggtgtttctcctgttgtgaagctgactcctcaacaggtggagttggaggaggaagttctagcacctggttaatggacgctataaggtcatttacaatggcgtctccttcaggtgtatcaagattgagagcaccgtccggatcagagccctgagctgcaacgtccgcctcatcctccagagagtcctcatgctgagaccctgagcagcgtgatgaagtggatgaaggtccccagcgagcccgcttagacggtctgtgactacagtccgagtcggagtcctccccgtgggacctatgtgtcacctcaggagcagtttgctgctctaaccgaggggggcctggggtcaatgattcaacagtgcccggggcctgtgttaccggtctggactgcaaagcttcaagtatcttagcagaccatttgtccatagactgagccatggattgtgaaagggactcagaaagtttgtcagccaacactgcaaactctgtccctgccacctggacagtaacagccggtggttctacctgagccgagggtcccaccagtgcctgaggctccggctgagtgagtgtcacagaggccgagcattgcacacaatgagggtaggtggaacctgcaggtaacatagccgcacaagaggtacaagttgcaaaataagcctgtgccttggcacccttgctttttgcagacatgctgttatctcctcttagcaaacagtgagggtatatagctaagCAAATACTGCAGCCGAGCAGAGCAAATGTATAcccaatatggatatatatatatatacacactgcggcACCCATGGGGGCCAGCacctgtaacaggtgcggcttaccgaccgcgctcagcggttgtgtgtccaccagattccctgcctgggcctcccagagttaTGGAGCTCTATCTGAAGTTCTCCTCCGGCAGCAGCGATGATaataatggctgccagcgttctgtgaggaggagggagccgtgggcgtgccttagaaagtgcgggaatctggtgccccgcagtgctcagtgaggggggaggaggatactaagtatgctccagccctcaccgctgacgttcagtctagcgtcccgcccttgcccctgactggcaggcccgggggcgggaatatgcggtactaggccgcaaaagccggggactcgagttataagcgcggccggcaaacgggCACGGTCGGTGCGGTAGTCCCGGCGGCCCCAAACACAgcgcagctgctgcagtgtccgatccacaggcgctctatgcgccgtccccaaggggacacagagtacctcagagaagcagggcctgtccctgatgacatccagtctcctgtccgtcaggttcccacaggggctgcggagggagcccggtcccagtgcccctaagggatggggaaggaaaacggcatgtggctccagcctttgtacccgcaatgggtacctcaaccttaacagcaccgccgacccaagtggggtgagaagggagcatgccgggggccctgtgaggggccctcttttcttccatccgataaagtcagcagctgctgctgactaaaatgtggagcttgcgtgaatgtgtgcctccttcaacacaaagcataaaactgatgggcccgtgatgcacgggagggtgtatagcagaggggaggggttacactttttaaagtgtaataactttgtgtggcctccggaggcagaagctatacacccaattgtctgggtctcccaatggagcgacaaagaaacgggGTGTGTTTTTATAATGCTAATGTAGCTTATCGGGAAGTGGAGAATGgtcgctgtgctggctgcagtggggagtgtgtggagcagggtggtgcggcgggTGAAATGCttcagcggtgtgggcttcaaataacggCACCAGGAGTcgtcgcgtgcgcagatggagcgatCGGCTCGAGATATCATCTGCGCACGCGTCGCCTCTGGACCATTGATCTCCCGGCAgcggactttataaaaaaaaaaaaaaaaaaatagcgcccGGAGATAACGTGTGCGCAGATGAGTTCTCTGCTTGTcactgagctgagagctcaatctgtgcatgcatcAACTCCGGGAGCAATTTCTTTAAAGCTCGCACCGCCATCTGTGACACCCACAGCACGCCCTGCTTCACACAGCCACCAtagcgcctgcagcatcgccctgctaCAGCACAGTCCCTGCATCTTGTGACCCCaaaggagtataagatggaccccttattatttctctaaatttggggtgcgtcttataatccggcgcgtcttataaaacgaaaaatacggtactttcagATGTGAAAATTTTCAGAAAATAAGAGTAagaaacgcaacatgtgcacacagcctaaccgtGTCATTGGGAGCTGGGATGTAGAAGCAGTTATTCCCATCTTAGCCCTGAGAGTCAGAGAAGGGAATAACCCTCGACTGTAACAGTACCTCAATGTGCTCCGGGCATTGCACCAAGGCACTGTACGAGTTTATTCCATAACTCCATCTTGCTACTTACCATAGGCATCCTCATCTGGCTCCCCGTTGCTGGCTGAATAGTACTCGATCACGGTCCTGTACACACTATAACCCAGCTGCTTGTACATGTTAACTGCAACCTGATTAGATACTCTAACAAAAAGATCCACAAAGAATCCTCCTTTCCTGAATAAGAAGAAACAGATATTAGCGCAGAGTATAAAACCCGCAATGTAATGAACACAGAAGAGTTGTCACCTCTCAGATATTTCTTCTAGGAGCTCCATGAGTTTAGCTGCCAAACCAAGACGGCGGAATTCAGGTGCTACGGAGAGTGCGGTGACGTGGCCGTGCCACTCCTCTCTGGCCACCGATCCTTCCGCTTTCCCCATTACTGCAATACAATGAAATCAAATTTACTAAGGAGAACACAGACCGGTAATAACCTCACACACCAATTTACCTAATGGCTTACACAATGGTATATTCGGAGGTGAAGGATAAGTAAAATCAGCATCCACATAAAATAGGTAGGTAGGTGAAAACTTTACAACATAGAAGCAGAGCATGGTCTAGTTTCAGCTtcgctatacagtggaacctttgttaacgagaacaatctgttctgggactgtgcttgttagccaagttactcgttcagcaaagcaagatttcccataggaaatcattgcaatgcagacaattcgttccacaacttgttaaatgtcccatcctggtcccctattgtgtcattccacacacacccacaatgctcaccttaccttccatcgccggtctcctgagacttgctgttctccggtgcgggccgtgtattgggttaccataacgacgagggaggaacttccgctgccagagcgctgacgtcaaaggcaggagccgcttgcctccgattggccagtgcgctgcctttgagtagaggTGAcaaaggaagttcctgcttcgtcgctatggttgccgatgcacagcctggagtggagcggcgaactacaggacccaggaggccggcgatggaactgaaggtacacatattatgctcaccttaccttccgttccatccccggcctcctgggtcttgtagttcgccgcgaggacgtcgcaatgagccggcggactacaagaaccatgaggccggcggtggaatggaaggtaaggtgagcataatattgtgtgtgtgtgtgtgtgtgtgtgtgtgtgtgtgtgtgtgtgtgtgtgtgtgtgtgtgtgtgtgtgtgtgtgtgtgtgtgtgtgtgtgtgtgtgtgtgtgtgtgtgtgtgtgtgtgtgtgtgtgtgcgtgcgtgcgtgcgtgcggaaccggaagtgtgtgcagtgaggattttgctcgtacagccaaGCTTTCTCGTaagccgggttacaaatttacagaaagctttgcttgttaagtgaaattcttGTTAAgttggttactcgttaagcgaggttccactgtactttgtaAAAAGATGGAAGCCCTGTCCTCGATTACTGGTCTCAATCAACATAATTGTCAAGTACAGAAAAGGGAAAGGACCAGAGGGACTTACAGCTGTTCTCCCTCTGGAGGAGGAGAAGGGAAAAGAACGGTGACTGCAAGGTCAGGTACTGAGGGGACAACAAGCTCATCTCAATTGTGTGTCATAAAAGCAACAAGATCTCCCAGCACATTTCCTAATAAGCAATGCTCTGTACTCATGTGCCTTTGCTGAAGGTATGAGCTCTATCCAACCAGCTGAACCTGTCCGGCTGGAAGATATCCACATGTCATCATAAAATATCAATTATCTACTTTTAAGTCTTCTAGCAATAGGTAAGAGTTAAATCTGACCTCCGCCCATCACTGAAAGTGACTCTACACTTGCCATGTACAGCCGCTCCACCAGGTGCTTTCCATTTGCGTCCTCCTAGCTCCTCCGTTGAGGCCGAATTCTGGATCTCCTGCATCCAAGACTGTAATCAGTGGTATAGGGAGTAGTGGAAAGTCTGAACCAGACCTCCCCGACCTCTCCTGTGGAGGAGCAGCTCAGAGTAAACACTGTACTCTATACCACTGCGGCTGCCATCTTAGATGTAGGAGGACCAGGACACGGTCTCTAGCTGAGGAGACATATGAAAAGTACCTGGTAAGGCGACTATATGTGACAAATATAAAAGTCAATCTTCAGTGCCAGGGTGGAGGATCACCTTAACCTACGCACATTTGTATTATCTTGGCCAAACCAACCTGACCTATaatggggttttttatttttttttgttgttctgaCATCACATCAAATTTTATAGAAATGGCAATGGAGCCTCGGACAGTAGAGAGCTGAGCCCTAAGGGGCAGCGAATGTTCCAAATATGCTTTGATGTTCTCCTCTATTTAATGGTGGTTAATTGTATCCATGTCCTAAGTTTTCACCCAATCACTGAAACCAAGGAGCAGAAGGGCTCAGCTTATATTCCAGCAGAACAGAGTATAGATGAAAAGACATCCCACTGAGCCCATACACTCCTCTGCTCACACTCAAACagacctcggttccacttgcgttttgtacagacgagtgcaatccaataaaacaaaaGTTTGCACTTGcatcagtgcaaaactatggggcagtgtccatctgcgattgatttctcaaaagaatcgcagcatgctgtgttggaCAGCATGTCTCAactcacacaagtctatgggagtgtgtgaaacattgcattgcactcgcag is drawn from Anomaloglossus baeobatrachus isolate aAnoBae1 chromosome 3, aAnoBae1.hap1, whole genome shotgun sequence and contains these coding sequences:
- the NAA20 gene encoding N-alpha-acetyltransferase 20, encoding MTSLRAFNCDDLFRFNNINLDPLTETYGIPFYLQYLAHWPEYFIVAEAPGGELMGYIMGKAEGSVAREEWHGHVTALSVAPEFRRLGLAAKLMELLEEISERKGGFFVDLFVRVSNQVAVNMYKQLGYSVYRTVIEYYSASNGEPDEDAYDMRKALSRDTEKKSIIPLPHPVRPEDIE